tgtaaaaaaaatttcctcacACAGCTTGTTTCATGTGAGTGTTCTTCAGCTACGTCTTGACAAGACGTGGGATGACTCTTTGAAAGTGGGGTGACTATTTCACCACAACGCTTTCTCACACAGTGGTCCCACTGATAACTGCTGTAGGATTTATTTGTACAAATTTTGAAAATCTAAGTAgctaaaagcattttaatttctcaTCCGATCTCTTACTTGTCCATTCTGCACCTCTTGCAGTACTGAGTGAGTGCCTTGAAGCGGAGAACCTTACCAGTTCCAGGGAAGAGAGGACTGAATGTAGTGTAATTTGGATTtatggaagggaaggagaaggtagTATATATTTGGCACCACTTTGTGAAAATGGTAACCGGAAGACAGTAGTTTTGCCTTTTATGGTGTATGTGTAAGATGTTAGTCAGCAGCACTACAGCTCCTTTACAGGAAACATGCACCCAAGTATTTTTTCTGGTAGCTGGCATAAGTAGCCCTGGCcttggctgctttttttcttgatCTAGCATTATTCTCCTGCACAATGCTGAAAAAAGAGAGATATGGCCACAAGGATCCTatagagggaaaagaaaatcccTCCAGAGGTAATGGCCTCAGCCAGGTTTAGAACTATTGCTACCAGATGCCAGATTCGTGATGTGGcaatctgtctttttttaaatgaaaattatactATAAATTTCATATGCAATCTTTGCTTCTCCATGCAAAACCAAGGTTTTGCTCTAGAGTTTCAGGGCACTCTAGCATGAGAAGTGGGGAAGCATTTCCAAGGTGAGTGAGTGGTTTGAGCACTACACATAATAGtgtatgttttatttccttttggcCTACGCAAGGTTATAACTGATGATCCAGAAATGAAAAACTGTGTTCTGTCACCCATCCTCTGAAGTAATCTATCTACTGGTGCTATCCAGTCTTAGTAAATGTATTGAAATATCTGAAAACAGGTAAGAAATAAGGACAGCACTTTTAATCTGCAGTGGCGGAACTTCTTACTAGGATTTttgaatgtatatttttaaacacataataaatatacttatttctcagtattttaaatTTGTGATACTGTCATGCACAGCAAAAGGATGCGAATGGCACAGGGCAGATGTTGTCTCCTGGAGCAGTAGTGTAGGTTTCCAAAAAGCGTTGTGGGCACTTTTTTTAATGGGTCTTTGAcctttccatggtttttttttaaatttctgtgaatGTAGAGGTTCATGAAATTATGTTGAGAGTTAGTGCCAAATTAGTCGTTTTACAAGGTAAAGTACTTTCAAGATTGCCTGTTGATTTTAAATTATGCTCATAGCTGCTGGTGACATAAGCAGCTGGGGTTGTCGTGACAAAAGCTTGTTACTTTCTTCACTGCTATCATGATGCTTTTGAGAGTAACCATAGAATCTGTACTGCTATAGCATTACTTCACTTCTGGTGTCTTGGGCAACAGAAGTCATTCTCTGGAATGgctttggaaatacttttttactaGCCTTACAAGAATGCAGTATTTCATGACTGCGGGGGAGGTGTCACCCTAGCACATTTGCCAGACAAGATTTGCTGTCTGAAAGTGGAATGTAAACCTAGTACGGTGACAGTGGACTCTACCTCTAGAAATGGAGTAAGAAAACAGATTTACTTGTTCTTTTGTGCTTCATTATTGAAGAGGAGAAACGTTAACCATGAGAGAGCGAGCCTGTTCTCTTTTCTGGCATTGTCTGTTGACACACTGAACCATATTCCCTTTTCAGAGCCCTTGCCAAAGATGCACCGCTAATGTTTTAACAAAAGCTTTCATGAGTGGGCTTGGTACCTCAAAGGTACATACACTTGGAAGAGAAGAGGTTCTGAACCCATAGcttaaaaagcatttctttaaacaaaatgttctttataaatatttctagTGGAGGAAGGAGGCATAGTATAAGGGGTGTATTAATTATTGCAACTGATATCACTTGGTGAACAAAATTTATCAAActgcttttatctgaaaatattttgaacttttttccccagaaaacatacaaaaaatattGATAGGACAGGATAGTCAGCTTGTGTAGCTAAGGGAGGTTACAGCTGTAAGAAAATTTCCAAATGCCTTTTGTTTATTAATATGTTCAGTTCATTCAGTTGAAAATTCTCTCTTGTGTCCCTTCTGTGAGTTTCAATGGTGATAAATTTATAGTGGGACTAGTTTGCTGGTGTTTGGAGAAAGGGTGCTGTGGGAGCCTTAGTAGACTTGCTTGAAAAATTACTTGAAGGAGCATCGTGGACCATCAGAAGCCACTCCAGTTCGTCACTTGACTTCTGTTTAGCTTTCATGATTAGATTTATGAATAGACTTCTGAAGGTTTAAGCCTACTAAAGAAGATAGCTGTCCTGGCTGTTTTTTCAGAAGTGCCTCCCAATGAAGTGAGTGGGAGCCTTTGAAAAGCCCACTAGGAGCTACATGCGGTTTTAGACTTCTTGGGAGTTGTACAGACTTGTAAACAGAAATCTGCATTTCAGGTGATGTGAAGACGTTTTGGACACAACTGGGAGGTAGAAGAGTAGACATCATATTTGAGCAGGTGCAAAATGTGCTGCTGTTGCTAAAGCAAAAGATCAAGAATGGAACTGCCACAAACCAAGGTTTGAAATCCTTGTAACAGTTAAGCTGTACTGCAGGGGAGCTGTGTGATATCTGCCACAATTCAGATATCTCTGAATTTGAATTACTTAGGAGTTGGAGTTTttaagcactttaaaaaatacgtctgctttttaaaaaacagactaATCATTTCAGGTGCAATTTGCCATTTTCTCATTTTGCCTGTATACTTTTTCAAACAATGCATGGCTCTTAGGCACATGCAACTGAAGTGTTTCTTCTTGAGAAGTAATGAAGTATCTGCAGTGCCTTGTGTTCTTTCTGTTCATCATAAGAAGTTTTAGCCTTTCAAGGTGATCTCAATGAACTGAATGGTGTTGGGGTGGGATTATAATTACATAAGTATTATTTCATGTTGGAGGCACCATTATAACTTGAAACGTTAGTAGAAAAATGTGACAGCAATGCCTTTAAGATTGTTCCTGGTTTTCATGGAAATAAGTTTCCTTTACATCAAAATCGGAAGTCTGATAAGCTTAGAGCAGTACACGGTTTTCTTTTTACTAGTTTATTTAATTCAgaagaattattcttttttttattgttgcccACATAAATGTAATCTGTGGATCTTACTGCTTTTTTTATGCAAGAAAGTGTACAGTAATGTAAGATGCTTTTAAACTGGTATAGCCACACAGTCTGCATTGTACTGCTTGCTCTAAATTGGTAGTACAATTTTTTGTGGACCTAAGCTCCCACATCTTGATTTTTATGACACAATATTACAGCAGTACCTAGATAAAAGTTGAATTTGAATCTCCAGGTGACACAATGAATCTGTGACATAGCTAAATTCAATTTTTCCTATGCTTCATTCTGTAAAGATTTCAAACTAAAGTATTAAGATGGATTTTGCTGACTCTTGTCTGCCACCTTGTAATATTTATTGCATGGGGTAAGAGGTTGAGACAGAActggtttcttctttgtgttcttACTATCTGAACGCCATTTCCACCAGTTTAGGAGTAGCATTAATTTGGTCCAGCCCTTCTTAGCCAGAAGATGACTAGTCTGATTACAAAGTAAAGAGAGAAACTTAACACTAAATTGTGTTTATGTATATTACTGCCACTAGAGGCTActggtttgtgtgtgtttggaaaCATTCCAGCAGCTTTCCAAAAGCCAGAGGATGTTTGGTGCTGATTCACAACTACTAATACGAGCTGTAGTTTTATTGTAATTCATAGATGTGTCTCTTAAGGACTGTGGTGCAAAAGGTTTCTAATAGTATCAGTCTTGCAGTGCTCTAGATTAGCATCGTGAGGAAACAAGTGTCTCTGGAGGACTTACACCTTGTTTTCCCTGTTATCATTGTCCCTATTATCATTACTTAAATTACGCTTcgtatctgttttgttttggtttttgcatAGAATGCTGGCAGGCTTGGGCACTGGTGAATGAAGCTAATCTAGGTGATCTCTTAACCTTGACAAATGGTATGTGCAGCTCGATTGTATTTATTTGGTATGTGGATTTAATTTGTCTCGTTTTACTCACCAGGAGCTTGTTTCCCTTCATTGAAATAAGTAAAATAGATCTGAGAAGCCTGTTAGCATTACAAGGGAAAAaccttaattattattttcctcagGTACTGGACTGTGGACTCTCACCTGGGTTTGTACTTTTGtggtttgtgtgtatgtgtttatggCTTGTACCAAGGGAAGCGAGTTTGAACTAGTAAGCCCTGATGAATCTGAGCTGGGTGCAAGCAGAGTCATCTTCTGCATGGCTCCGCTAGCTTTAATACCCTGGTGTTGTGggttaaccacagccagcaagtaagcaccatgcagatgctcactcacttcccccgcGCCTAgtgagatgggagagagaattggtgggggaaaaaaagtaaaactcttaggttgagataagaacagtttaacaggacagaaaggaagaaaataataatgataataataacaataataaaatagcaataataataataaaagaattggaatatacaaaacaagtgatgcacaatgcaattgatcaccacttgctgaccgatgcccagttagttcccaagcagcaatcccccctgCAGGCCAACTCCCTTCAGTTTACATACTGGaaatgacatcacatggtctggaatacccctttggccagtttgggtcagctcccctggctgtgtcccctcccaactccttgtgccactccagccttcttgctgtcggggcatgagaagctgaaaaatccttgacttaggctaaacactacttaggaacaactgaaaacatcagtgtgttatcagcattcttctcatactgaacccaaaacacagcactgtactagctactagaaaaaattgactctatcccaggcaaaaccaggacacctggtgTCCTTTTACCTCAAATAATGAAGAGAAATCTATATATGTGTTTCATATGTGTGTTGTCTCCATGCACTTTGAAAGCTACATGGAAGATTTAAATGTGCAGATCACCTGGGGGTCTGTGAAAAAGGGTAAATCTTCATGATGCATTTCTGCCTCAAGTTTGTCAATGCACACCTAAGTTTTCCTgttggggaaagggaaggagagagagggagggagaggaggaacaggagagaaagtgtgagagtgtgtgtcaCGTGTCAGCAAGTCACTCGCTTGCACACCTATATGCAAACACATTACTTTTGTATGAGTTATAAAAAGCAGTTTCCTTTTTTAGTAGCACACTTGCTAGCATGCTCTTTGTTAGCCTTAGTTCATAGCAATGCAttgtttttcatgtattttggCAATTATCTCTTTAGTAACTAAAGTAAGTTCGATTATAAATTGAAATGTGTATTGCTGAAGTTTTTGCTTGCATTCAAATTTTTTCAGTAAGTGATATGTTTGACGGAGATGGCAGACAGGAAACCAAACCCGAATTTCAGCGTCTTACAGATGACAGCACTGCAGACTCCACACAAGGTTCTCACAGGTCAGTGTATTTAATAGTTTATTCCATTTCCTTATTTGATATATTCTTTAGTGCATATGAGAGAGATTAAAATCTCTTGTAATTCTAAAGTCAACGTTTTTAATCCAGTTTTGAAACCTGCCAGTTTTCAAAGTGAACGTATTTTTAACTTGACCTACATGGAAAACCTGAGGTTTTGAGTAGACCTCTCTAATTTACCACGTAAGAACTTTGCAGAATAAAACAGGGCATTAGATTGTGAACACAGATCCATGAGTATTACCAGGATTATCAGGGTTAGGACTTAACAATTTTTTAGTTCAGTTCTCAGGCTTTCACAGGCTGTGCAGATTGTCAGGCACATGACTTAGTCTCTCTGTATTTAGCCTCAGGTACTGATTTGGAAGATGGGGGTAAAGACatcgtttcctttttttttaaggtactttCTGTGTTTTAGTGTGCAAATTCTTTCTGGGAAGAAGCTGTtgcctttggtttgtttttttaatgccacTGAATATGTCTTCATATGATGTTAGGACAGTAACACAATGCAAACAGTGATTCAGTGAAACCCTTGCCTTTCTAGCAAGGCTGTTTCTTTCCTGCGCTAATAATATTGAACTACTAAAAAACTGAGCATTTTACTGGTTGTCTAAGAtgctgctcttttttcttttttttttttttttctttttttattccaaataggaaaaaggaggagatggaaaaaaCAGGTTCAGGGAGTAAAGCAGCATCTAGTAAAATTCAAGATTTACCTTTAAACCTGCAGTACCAGAACCACAAGTGCTCTAGTGCATGTCTTGCCAACAGAGCAGCGGGTTCTTACAAGGGTGAAAATCCTCTTAAGATGCCAATCCTGTTTGACTTTCAAAGACGCCATGCAAAGGCAGACTGCCTTTCAAAATCACTGGATGTGAATTATAAAGCTCCTTGTGGTCGAAGTCTGAGAAGCTTTCAGGATGtgcaaaattatttgtttgaaaCAGAATGCAATTTCTTATTTGTTGATCACTTCTCCTTCAACACATACGTACTGTTGGGCCGGAACACCGTAAATCCCGAACCCCTCGTGTTTGATTTTGATATTAGCAATGGAGCTGAGTCTGTGCCAGTTTCCTTCTGTAATGATCTTGACCGCGCAAGATTACCTTATTTCAAATATCGGAGGGCATCATGGCCACGTGGATATTATCTCAACAATTTCTCCACCATGTTTGTTGATTCATGTGACTGCACAGATGGCTGTATTGATAGGTAGGTAGAAAAATCTAATCCCAGACAAGTGACACATGATGCCTCAATAGTAGGGTGGTGGTGTAAGTCTGAAGGCACGCCGTACCAAACAGTGCCAAATAACGAAGGACCAACGCTGCTGGAATATCTGTGGTAGTTGTCTTGTGCCGTGCTCTGTGTTGACTGACACCACTGTGTCTTTGTCTTCTCCAGAACTTGGGTGCTCCTACCCGTCCAGCCTCTGTTGTAGGGAAGGAAGCGATCAACAGGTGGATTATTgtgttcctttccctttcttcccaaaTTGGCAGTGCTTCTCCTCCAGGTGGAGCTGGCAAGCAGATCtctcagcctggggaagggagtggggaagggagagTCTTGTGCCAGCAGAGGAAGGCTCGTTTtcctggcaggcagggaaggatcCTGCATGAGAActtctgctgcagctcctgctgtgggATGGTATCCTAGAGATGGGATGGGACAGCATGGAGAGATCAGATCATTTGGGACTTAGGAGGTTACTGTGGGCAGAGGAAGAAACATCCCCGTTCACAATCTCTATATCCCATCCTTCCCCTTGTCTAAACAGAAACTGAGAAACCCTGTGGTCACAGAACGCGTTTATGTTCTGAGCAGTTCAAATGGTATCACTCATTGCTGTCTCTTTCTAAAGCCCAGTAACTCTGGGTTACATATTACTCTGTGGGAACCTGCCACAGTTAACATATGTAAGTTTGGTGATAATTTTGTCGGCTTTCTTGAAGGGTGTTTATCTTTGACCGGATCTTTGCCTGTAGGTCTTATTTGGTGttgaatttattttgtattattgatAACTAGGGCAGTTGTATGTGGTGGTGCGCAGTATAATTGCGCATGACCCAACAAAAGCTTGAAATCACAGCCTAGTACAATGAAGCTTCAGTAATTAAAGTTATTTAGTGTCAGCTGAACAGTGGGGAACAGCAAGCACATAACATGCTGCTTCTTTGCACTGAACTTCCCCAAGAGTCGAGATGCTTTTGACGTGCAATGTTGGAGTTCAGGATTCGGTCTATTGCTGTTTGCACAAACACTGTGGGTCTTTGGAGTTGTCATGACATaagatggtgaagatcagcactATTGCTTGAGTTCTGCACTCTGTAGTGTGAAATTCTTCACTTCCTGGGGGCTAGGGTGAGAGGAAGGTAACAAAGTAGTGCCTAACAGGCTGGGGTGCTGTGCCAGAACAGGTGATTTtcgttcattcattcattcaatcCATTTGACAGTGGCCTGTTTATAATAAATTTCTGTTGTACTTCAGCTGTTTGCATGTGCCTTTtaagcagcttggcagaagaaTGGGGTTGGGGCAGAGAGAACATAGGTATTGTAAAGCACGTTTAACCAGGTGAGAGACAAATAGAAGGGCAGGGTGAACTGGCCTTGTGGAGtaaaaggggcaggggggaggggggggaatacAGGTATacataaaagtgtgtgtgtgtgtgtgtgtatagtcaagtacattttaaattatCTAGATTTATGTTTGATTTACGCTGCCCCAAATACATTCTGAGatgttttactgttatttttttaggTCAAAATGTGCATGCCTACAGCTAACTGCAAAAGGCTGTAGTAAAATTTCTCTATCTCCCAGTAGTAAAACATCCTGTGGATACAGTTACAAAAGACTGGAGGGACCTGTTCCTAGTGGGTAAGACAGACTGAACTGTTAGCTGTTATTTTATTTGTATGCTCCTGTTTTACTCCTGTAGTGTAAGTGCTGCAGGACTAAAATAACTGCAGCTTCTGGATTACTGAAACCTTCCATTTTTTGTCACAATTTTACTGACAGATCAGGGcgataaaaaataatcagtgtgaCTTGAgtaataggaggaaaaaaacacttttgtaCTGCAGATGCTACAATTTTCACAGCTTAGTTCAAGGTCCAAGAAGAGTATGAAGAGTAACATAGTATTAGCTGGTCCAGGAGCTCAGACCGTATCTGGCCCGTGTGTTGGTTCATTTGGGCACggcaaggagagaagagagaggggaaggaaacctGCCACAAGAGGAGGAGGTCTATCATCAGAAGACCATCACAGCATGTATCAGCCAAAGAAGTGGGAAGCAGTAGCCACCCTTAGTTTTTGCCCTGTATCTTGTCCACCCATTTGCTCTGTAGGACCAGAGTCCTAGAGAAATATCAGCCAGCTGCTGTTGCCATTCTTGGTTATGTGTGACACTTCTAAGAGTCTCCAAGGCCATTCCAGTGCTGCAAGTGTCCGCCCTTGGTCTTACTCAGCTCCTGTGGATTAATATGTGGCCTGGAGAAGGTGCCAGCAACCTCAGTTGTTCAGGAGAGGAATTGTGCAAGGTAGCTTTCTGCAATAGCCAAGGGCTGAACCCACAGGCTTAAGGAGCCCCTTTCACTCCTTTATTGCTGTGTGATGTTAGTTTATGGTTGACATGCAGATTTAAAGCTGCCAGTGAACccagaaacaaatgcaaaaaaaagcacaattgtgaattcttttagaaatattttgttaaatcCTGAAACTCATGACAGCTACAGTAAGGTCCAGGCAGACAGGTTGTCTTTGCTAAAATCTGTTCCAGCATAGAATGAGGTGCTTCATAGGGATTTCTGCTTCTGTGTGATTTACTGCTATAACATAAAAAGGTAACATCTGTTTTTTCTTGTCTACTTATATCAAAATCTGGCTGACAGACTCTTAAAATTGATGAATCAGCAATCAAGAAAGTCATGAGCTTCAGAGCACTGTTGCATAATCAGTTTTAGCCAGAGtctttgtattttcagttaaCTGCCTTATTAATGGTCAGGAGGGAAATTTATAATAGCATCTTCGTTTTGGTAGTGCATTCTTTCATAtcgtgttttgttttgcttcctctTGACAGAATTTATGAGTGTAGTGTGTTGTGCAGGTGTGACAAGATGATGTGTCAGAACAGAGTTGTACAACATGGCATTCAAGTCAGGTTGCAAGTGTTCAACACAGAGAAGAAAGGCTGGGGCGTCCGCTGCCTAGATGATATCGACAAAGGGACGTTTGTTTGCACTTACTCAGGTAACAGAAGATGACCTGTGGAAATGTGTAGCATAATTCTCCCTCTCCTGTGCCCTGTGCCCTGGAATTTTTTTGAGAACCAAACTGGGAAATACGGGGTTGGCAGAGAAGTGAGTCAATATAATCTTAACTTGCAAGATGACCAAATGGACAGAAGAACCTTGAAGAACTCTGCAATGCGATGGTGCCAGACAAACTATCAAAACATTATGGAGCAAAGCCTATCTCAGACTGTTGATTTTTCCCTCACAGGCCTGTGCATCCTGTGCCAGGGTTAGTTTTCCTTCAGTATAAATGCATTCCTATTTTGCtttcccaaataattttattgtatttttttaatgtaagtttGAGCTGCTATAGTGAGTGCAAGCCATCTTAGCAAtcaaacaatttaaagaaaaaaaatcttttctttttctttcaggcagATTAATGAGCAGAGCTGAAGTTCAAGTACTGGGAGATGCTGGTCAAGAGCTGAAAGAGAAGAGTGCTGTGAATGACAGAGGCCAcggctttttttccaaaaaaagaaaacttgacagTGATTGTTCAGACTCTGTGATTGAACTAGTGCAGACTGGCAAAAATGACATTCTTGAGAAGCAGGAATCTTTGTCTCAGACTGTGGACAATGAAAAGAAATCAACCCTGTAAGTTTACCAAAGCAAACTTAAGCATAACAAAACTAATATTCTGCTATTCTAGGAAATCCTTCGTTAAACTTGGAGTACAACTGAATGTCCTCAGCTGAGggtgtcttttttccttcctcaactTTTTTGTCAATTCCTGATTATTTCTTCTAGTGGGACAGAGTTTTTCCTCTATATTAGTTTTACTTACTGTGTGTACCACTTGGCATTTTCTAGAAACCCAGTTCATCTCCTGGGTGTACTTGATCGGTTCAGGGAATTAATCATTGTGCTAATTTGAAAGAATTAATAAAAGATACTCGAGATAAATGATTTAAAGATACTTGATGACACCGAAGGGTTTGATAACAAATTAGCCACTAATTG
Above is a genomic segment from Accipiter gentilis chromosome 13, bAccGen1.1, whole genome shotgun sequence containing:
- the SETDB2 gene encoding histone-lysine N-methyltransferase SETDB2 — its product is MQLPQKMEEKKSDVKTFWTQLGGRRVDIIFEQVQNVLLLLKQKIKNGTATNQECWQAWALVNEANLGDLLTLTNVSDMFDGDGRQETKPEFQRLTDDSTADSTQGSHRKKEEMEKTGSGSKAASSKIQDLPLNLQYQNHKCSSACLANRAAGSYKGENPLKMPILFDFQRRHAKADCLSKSLDVNYKAPCGRSLRSFQDVQNYLFETECNFLFVDHFSFNTYVLLGRNTVNPEPLVFDFDISNGAESVPVSFCNDLDRARLPYFKYRRASWPRGYYLNNFSTMFVDSCDCTDGCIDRSKCACLQLTAKGCSKISLSPSSKTSCGYSYKRLEGPVPSGIYECSVLCRCDKMMCQNRVVQHGIQVRLQVFNTEKKGWGVRCLDDIDKGTFVCTYSGRLMSRAEVQVLGDAGQELKEKSAVNDRGHGFFSKKRKLDSDCSDSVIELVQTGKNDILEKQESLSQTVDNEKKSTLVHPRNLSIATSRRPGTRTVVFRNHHLKMEIDTLVHSASSDEDNSSQNHQSSKTKLTSGTKKEKEKSTQQRKEEHLMEIGQTESADMNSAECKRKGLSLQGVGCGKSGVLDDTCIVKPSKDVPLKADCKEENHRQSKQDAFCEEAGGDRMLLKNANEENIYVLDATKEGNVGRFLNHSCCPNLFAQSVFVETHNRSFPWVAFFTNRHVKAGTELTWDYGYEAGSMPETEISCQCGVQKCRKKTL